Part of the Longimicrobium sp. genome is shown below.
AGGGCCATGACCTTCTCGTCGGCCACCTCCTCGTCTTCGTGCTCGTGGATCTCGGCCAGGCGGTCCAGCGCGATCTTGGCGTCCTGCGCCGTCTGCGTGAAGCCGATGAGCTGCGCCAGCGGCGAGTTGAGCTGGCCCACGATGAACTGCACCGACAGGAGCATCCCCAGCGTCAGGTCGCCCTCGATCACCAGCTTGGCGGCCAGGAAGGTGAGCGCCACGTTCTTCAGCTCGTTCAGCGCCGCCGCGCCTCCCTCCTGCATCTGCGAAAGCGACAGGCCGCGCAGGTTCACGCGGAAGAGGCGCGCCTGCACCCGCTCCCACCGCCAGCGCCGCTCCTGCTCGGCGTTGGCCAGCTTGATGTCGGGAAGGGCCTGCACCAGCTCGACCAGCGCGTTCTGGTTGGCCGACATCTCGTTGAAGCGCTGGAAGTCGAGCTCGCGCCGGCGCCCCAGGAAGAGCAGCACCCACCCCACGTGCACGATGCTCCCCGCCAGGAAGACGGCGAAGAGGAGCGGGTTGTACACCGCCAGCACCCCGCTGAACACGATCAGGGTGAAGAAGGCGAACACCACGTTCAGCGTGCTGGCGGTCACGAACTGCTGGATGCGCGTGTGGTCCTGGATGCGCTGGAGGATGTCGCCCACGGTGCGCGTGTCGAAGAACGGCACCGGCAGCTTCATCAGCTTGATCAGGAAGTCCGAGATCACCGACACGTACATCCTGGTTCCGATGTGGAAGAGGATGCGGTTGCGTATGAACTCCACCACGGTGCGGCTGAAGAGCAGGGCCAGCTGCGCGATCAGCACCGCGTTCACGAACGACAGGTTCTGCGTGGCGATCCCGTTGTCGACCACCGCCTGGGTCAGGAGGGGGAAGACGAGCTGGAGGAGCGATCCCACGAACATCCCCAGCGCCACCTGCACGAACCAGGGCTCGAAGCCGCGCACGTACGACAGCAGGAACCCCAGCTTGCGCCGGCCCGACAGTGCGTGGTCCTCGCGGGCGAAGAAGTCGGGCGAGGGCTGCAGGAGCAGGACGAACCCCGCGTCGCGCTCGCGGAACCGGGCCGACACGAAGTGGCGGCGGAACTCCTCGGTGCTCACGCTCACCACCCCGCTGTCGGGGTCGGAGATGTCCACCCGGTCGCCGCGCACGCCGTACACCACCACGAAGTGGTTCTGCCGCCAGTGCACGATGGCCGGCAGCGGCGCGTGCTCGAGGAAGTGCTCGGGCGACACCTTGGCCGCGCGCGTGCGGAAGCCGATGCTCTCGGCCGCGTAGGCGATTCCCAGCAGCGACACGCCCTGGCGGTCGATGTAGCTGCGGTCGCGCAGGTACTGCAGCGAGTAGCGGCGGCCGTAGTGCCGGGCCACCATGCGCAGGCAGGTGGGCCCGCAGTCCATGGCGTCGTGCTGGCGGTAGGACGGGAACTGGCGTCGCAGCTTCATGAGGGGGCGGTCGGGGAGACGAAGGCGCCGCGCGCCCGGAAGCACCCGCGCTTCCGGGAGGATGGGCGCCGGGCGTGGTCAGTTCCAGCGGGCGGCGTACGGGTCGTAGCTGCATCCCGACGGCTTCGACAGCCGGTCGGCGGGGTCGCGCACCCAGGCGCGGCAGTCGGTGCACACGTAGCGGAACTCGCAGTCGCGGCACGTTTCCACCTGGTCCTTGGTGATCGCCCACAGCTCGCGGAAGGCGGGGTGCTCCAGCGCCTCGTCGAGCCGGGTGTGGGCCGCGTTGCCGAACGAGCGCGGCAGCGAGGGGCAGTTGCGGATCTCGCCCGCCGCGTCGATCGAGAGCTTGCGGTTCAGGCACGAGTTGAAGCGCGTGGCCTCGGCGAACCCCTCCAGCGACGGGCTGAACCACTCGGGGGCCACCGCGCCGCAGTGCGCGTGCGAGTCGACCCGCTCCTCGCGGTGGAAGATGGGGGTGTCGAGCCCGCCCACCCGCTCGGTGCGCGTCTCCGGCGCGGAGTGCACCGTCACGCCCATCACCCGCTGGTGGCGCAGGCACAGGTCCTCGAGCGCGCGGTCGGTCCACCCCGCGTCGTGGGGGAGCAGGAGCTCCACCGAGCGCAGCCGGCCGCTGGAGGTGTGCGCCAGCACCGCGTCCATCTCGCTCACGGAAACGGGGCGGAAGAAGCGGAGCTGCAGCGCCTGGCACCCCAGCCCGTCGAGCTGGCGCAGGAGCGACCCCCAGTCGTGCCGCGAGCGCTCGTCCACGTCGATGATGGCGTTGGTCACCCGCTCGGGGCGCTCCCACGACAGGTCCAGCGCCGGAAACGCGTCGGGGTCGTCGCACCAGAAGCCGTACTCCTGCTTCACCAGGAAGGCGAAGTACTCGTCGAGCGTGGCGTGCGCCTGCGCGGGAAAGTCGGCGCGGATCTCTTCCAGCGTGTGGTCGGTGTAGTGCTGGAGGATGTCGTACAGCCCGTTGGGGATCAGGTCGTAGCGCTCGCGCTGCAGGTCGCAGATGGTGCTGCGGCGCGCTCCCCTGACGGGAACGCAGCAGGCGAACAGGCGGAACACGCGGCGGCGGCTCACCGGCGGCCTCCCACGCAGCGCGACAGCGGCTTGTAGAAGGGAACGCAGGTGTACGCCCGGGCCCGCGCGGCCGCGCTCGACGCCACGCGCATGGTCACCCCCGAGTAGCCGGCCTGCGACGCCAGCCGGTAGGTGAGCGGCAGCGACACTCCCGCCACCATGTCGGCGGGGAGAGCCTCCAGGAAGGGGCGGTCGAGGTCGGCCTCGTCGGGGGCGTCGTAGTGCCGCGTCTTGACCTCGCCGCTGACCTCGCGCTCCTCCACCGGATAGCGCACGGCGGAGGGAACGCCCGGCGGCGGGGCCAGGGACACCGGCACCGTTCCCGGCGCGGGCGGCGGGGGCGCGGAGGCCTGCGTTGCCGCGGGTGCGGCGGGTGCGGCGGCGGCGGGCGCCGGGGGAGCCTCGAGCATGGACATCAGGCGCTCCGCGCGATCAGGTACTCGGCCACCTTCTTCTCCAGCCTGTAGTTGCAGCGGTGCGACACCATCCCGAACTGCCCGCCCGGGTTCACCTCCAGGAACACGTGCCGGCCGTCGGGGGTGCGGATGAAGTCGATCGAGCCGGTTTCCAGCCGCAGCGCGCGCATGGCCGCGCGCACCCGGCCGGCCACGTCTTCGGGGAGGCGGTAGGGAACCGAGCGGTTGGGGCGCTGCCGCCGGTAGTGGCGGAAGTCCACGGCGGTCTGCTCGTCGGCCTGCGAGAAGATGGCCATCGAGTACATCTCGCCCGCCAGGTAGAAGGTGCGGATCTCGAACTCCTTCTCCACCAGCGCCTGCACCAGCGAGGGAAAGGCCGGCCGCGGGAGCGCGGCCACGTCGTCCTCCCTCACCTCGGCCGTGTACAGCCCGAAGCGGTAGCCGAAGAAGCAGTACATCTCCATCTCGCCCACGCTCTTGGTGATCACGCGCCCGTGCTCGCGGCGGAAGGCCTCGAGCTCGTCGGGGTCGTTGCTCACCAGCGTGGGGGGGATCTCGAGCCCCGCCACGGCGGCGGCGCGCAGCACGTGCAGCTTGCCCACGGCGCCGTCCTGCGGCCGGGTCAGCCAGTGCGCGTCGCCCAGCGCGCCGAACAGCGCGCCGGCCACGGCGCCCAGCTCGCGTCCCAGGTGCGCGTTCATCTGCGCCGCGATGGGCTCCAGCCCGGGGAGGGCGCGCACCGGGGCGCCCTCGCCCGCGCCCCAGCGGCGCAGCCAGACCACGCGCACGTCCTGCTCGGTGAAGTGGCGCCCGTCCACGCACAGGCGGATGCGCGGCCCGGTGCCGCCCACCGCCAGCCGGAACGGCCGCGGCGAGGTGAGGTCGTCACCGTTCAGGCGCACGCAGTCGCCGCCCAGCGCGCGCACCCAGTCGACCACCTCTTCGGTGGTGATCTCCTGATTGGCGTCGCTGAGTACGAGGATCATGGGGCCCACGGGGTGGCGGAGGGTGGCTCGCTGGCCGGCGGACGGGGCCGGCGCGGATCTATGCGCGGGGGTGGAAATGCCCCCGCGTGGCGGTGACCTGCAGGGCTTCCCGGACGAGCCGGCCAGGGTCAGCCGTACGCCAACGCCCGAGAGAGTGTGTTACGGGTGGTTGCTACGGGTACAGCCGGGTGGGTCAGGCTTCCGCGACGGGGGCGGCCTCGACCTCGTAGATCAGGTCGCGAATGCGCTGGTCGGGCGACCAGGTGCCGTCGGACCACAGGATGATCGTGTCGGTATAGCAGTAGCCGATCAGCTCGGCGGCCTGGCCACCGACGACCAGCGACGCTTCCTTCTCGGACAGCGGGGCGAACATGTTGTCGCTCAGCGATTCGAGCTGCATGGTGCCTCCTAACGGAGTGGGATGGGTGGGGCGCGGCGTGCACCCGAGAGCCCTGCAGGTGTGTTTCTGGGGTCACCATGGCAGAATATGTGCGGCCTATCATCTGCGGTCAACAAAAAAATTCTCGCCACCCCTATCTCCTTGCAGGAGCCGCAAATCCAGGAATCACACAGAGTTTCGTTACATTCGGACAGGCCGGGACGACGCAGAGGGAGCGGGTTGGAGGAGTCCGCCCGTCGATCATTTGGGAGCAAATGTATTGAATTACAGTCGTGAAAAGAACGAACAAAATGTCTGATGTCACCAGATGGATGGTGACGGATCAAAGGGGACAGGCCGCCGGATCGGCAGGGCGGGGATCGCGTCGCCCGGATCTCCCGGCGGCGACGGCGGAGAACGCGAGCGGCGCCGTCAATCGCGGCGGAGGGCGCTCAGCAGCTCGTCCATGGCGATGGAGCAGCCGCGGGCCTCGGCGCCCTGCGCGCGGCCGAGGACGCGGAAGCCGCGCGGCGTGGTGAAGCCCAGGTCCGCCGTCTGGATCGCCATCACCGAGTGGAGGTTGGCCAGGTCCCAGTGGCGAAGCACGCCGATCTCGCCGTGGGGGAGAAGGCGCAGCGTCTCGGGGTCGGCGGCGCGGGTGCGCACCCAGGCGGGGCCGGCGTGCAGGCGCCCGGCGGGTGGCGATGCGCTGCCGGCGGTGCCGTCGTAGAACTGCGAGCTCATCTCCGTCATCCCGTACTCGTTCACGCACCACGCGGGGGCGATGCCGAGGCGGTCGTGGAGGGCGGCGTACAGCTCCTCGCGGGTGACCTCGCGCGAGCGGCCCTTGAAGCCGCCGGTGTCCATCACCCGCGAGCCTTCGGGGAGACGGTAGCGCTCGCCGGACGCGGCCAGCTCGTCGAGCCAGTGCACGAACGCGAACGCCGTCCCGGGGATGCAGACGGGCGCGCCGGCGGCCTCGGCGGCGCGGAGGGCGTCGCGCAGGCGGGCGGAGGCGATACCGCCGTCGGGGGTGACGAACCAGCCGCTCCCTTCCGCGGCCAGATCGCCCATCACCTCGCCGACCATGTGCGAGAGCGACGAGTCCGGCAGGTCCGCGGGGGAGGGGACGAGCGAGAGGATGCGCGGGCGGGCGCCGTCCGGCAGCAGGTGCGCGGTGAAGCCGGCGCGCAGGGCCGCGTCGTACAGCCGGAGATCGGGGAAGTAGTGCGTCCCCCGGCGCTCGCGCCCCTGCGTGGTGCCGCTGGTGCGGAACACGGCGGCGGCGCTCGATGGATCGCCGCAGACGAGGGCGGCCGCCTTGAACGCGTCCGTCGGCACGGCGGGGACGTCGGCCCAGTCGCGCACCGTCTCGGGCGTGGCGCCGCGGCGGTCGCAGAAGGCGCGGTACGGGGCGTTGCAGGCGTACTGGTGCGCGAACACCGCCCGCGCGAGCGCGCCGAACTCCGCGTCGTCCAGCGGCGCGTGCGCCCCGCGGGCGATGACGCCCAGCAGGCGTCCGGTGAGCTCGGCGGCGGAGTCGGTCAAGGCGGCGGACGGTGATCGGTTGTGATGGGGCGGTTGAAACCGCGGCAACAACCACACGAAGTCCGCCTTCGCGGACTACAGGGCGCGGCGCGGACGAGGATTCCGCGCGCGCGGCCGGCTCCTCGGATCGCCGTCTTCTACCACCCTTCGCGCTCGGCCAGACGCGTGATGTGGGCCACGTGGTGGCGGCCGTGCCAGGCGTACATCCCCAGCGCATCCTCCAAGGTCATCTCACCCCATTCCGGATGGCGGAAGGTGCGCTTCCACTGCCCCTTGTCGAGCGCGCGCAGGAGGTGCACCCAGCGCTCGTGCAGCTTCTCCAGCAGCACCAGCGACACCTCGATCGGCAGCCGCGCGTCGGGGAGCCTGGCCCACTCGGCTTCCTCGTACGTCTTGATCATCGGCACGTCTTCCGTCAGCCCCAGCTTCATGCGCGTGTAGGCGTTCATGTGGCTGTCGGGGACGTGGTGCACCACCTGCCGCACCGTCCACCCGCCGTCGCGGTACGGCGTGTCGAGCTGCGCGTCGCTGAGACTGGTGACGGCGGCGCGCAGGCGGGCGGGGGCGTCGGCGACCTGCGCCACCCACTCGTCGCGCTGCTCGCGGGTGATCGGCTGGCCGGGCGTGTACTTGCCGACCGGGTAGCGCAGGTCGTCGTTCATCGCAGTCGCTCCGTCGCGTGGGTGGTCCGCCATCGCCGCGGCGACAACGTACGGAGCGGCGGAACCCCGCGCGAGGCGGATTCCGGACCATCCGCGACGCGGCGGGTGGGCCAAGATCACCCTCCCGAAGCGTGGCGATGGTGCGAAACAAATCCGCCCGGCACGATCGCGCCAGGCGGACGGAATCGATTCTGCGTCCCAAGCCGCGGGGGGAGCCTAGCCTCCGAGCGCTTCTCCCGCCAAGTCCCAGACTGCCGTCGCCCGCGGACCTGTGATCGTCTCACCCGCGGCGGGAACGGGCCGCGGACCGGTGCGCCGGCCGCGCCGCGAGCCGCACCGGTCTGCCGCTGCCAGTTGCGTCACCTCCGGGGACGCCGCCAGCAGCACCATGCAGCGCACCGTGGCCTGCGTCCGCTCGCCCGCGCCGACGGAGGCCGCGTTCTGCACGCCGGCGCTTCTTTCGCGGAGTCGGCGAAGCTGGTCCCGGTTGAGGCTGCGCGGCGCCCTCACGGTCACCTGTACGCCGTGCTCCAGCACGTTCCGCAGATCGCGCTTGTTGATCTTGATCACCGGGCCGGCGCCGTTCCTCCGTTCGAAGATCAGGTACCACGCCTGATCGCTTGGCCTGCCGTGGCGGACCTGCAGCGAACGGTTGCTGAACCTGATGCCGGACTTCAGGGTGGCCCCGTCCAGCTCCTCCGGGTCCGCCATCCACGTCTCCAGCACCACGCAGCCGTCGGGCCCTGCGGGAAGGCGCAGGATCTCGTCGTAGCTGCCCTGCACCATCCTGATCCGGATGGCCTCAGCGCCTCCCGCCTGGCGCAGCATGGCCGGGTTCACGTCGAGGAGCAGATCCTCTCCCGTCTCCACCTGGAGCGTGCGCGGCACGTCGAGGTTCGCGATCTGGATGGTCTGGCCCGGCAACCCGGGGGCGAGCACGGCGGCCGCAAGGATGCCGGAGATCAAGGCAGAGCAGCGCATCTTTCCACCTCCCACGCGAACGTGAATCTTCCCTGCAACCGTCATGGAACCGCCTGGCCGACGCCGCGGCGTATCTCGTCCAGGCGATACGACAGGAGATCCTCCAGCACGTCGCCCGAGCCGTTAATCTGGATCATCCGCACCCGGTCATCCGGAATCACCCAGATCCGATGGTCCTTCTGAACGTACATCGACAGTTGGGCGCCCTCACCGAGCAGGAGCCCGGAAACCCACTCGGCACTGTCGCCGCGCGCGATCTCCACTCTGACCCGTTGCACCCGGATGGAGCGGGCGGTCTTGGCGTACTGGTATGGTCCGGTGGCGAAGTCGACCGCCAGCAGCACCACGGTGCCGATGGCGATCCCCCGCCAGACGCCCGTGAGCGAGCTGTTCTGTGCGTTCAGCCAGAGCATGATCCCCAAGGCTGCCACCACGCCCGCGACGGTGAAGACGGAGTTCAGGACGAAGAGGGCCCGCAGGCGATCGGCGTATCGGGCGCTGCGCTTCGTGCACCGGACCTGCATGTCCTCTTCGATGCGATCCGCGATTTCCGGAGGCGCCGGCAGGCCGCTCATGCGCGAGCAGAGGTTGCTCGTGCGGTTGTCCTCGGCGATGCGCTGGATCGGCATTCCGGCGGCCAGCACGCTGTTGGCGCCCAGGTTCACCAGCATGTCGCTGACGAAGAAGGTGGGAACGTCGAGCAGGAAGAACTGCAGGAGGGTGATGGATGCCAGTGCGACCAGGAGCGTCCGAGGCCGCCGCAGCCGCTGGGGGAACTTCCAGGAGAGGAGGATCACGGCCGCGACGATCGCCAGCGTCGCCACGCCGTGCCAGGTCGCCGCGCCGATCCATTGCAGCGTGACACTCAGGATGGCGTACAGGAACTCGCCGGCCAGGCCGACCAGATTCTGCGCGCCCTCGCTGCCGCCCAAGCGGTAGCCGAGAAAGTCTTCGGACGACTTGCGCAGGACGAACCCAAGCGTGAGGAGGATGCCGGTCAGCCCAGCCGACCCCAGCAGCCACTTGGAGGCTTCCTTGAAGTTCATTGTCGGACCCGCCCAGCCAGCTCATGAAATGACCCACCCATGCTGCTGTGCAGTGTAGGCGGGTCTCCGCGGAAGCACAACCAAACATTCTGCGCGCGCGAAGAGTCGCCGGCGCGACACGGAAAGGGAGAAGGCGAGACCGCGCGGCAGCCTCGCCTGCTCCATGTTTTTCGCCGTCTGCCCGGCCTTGGAACGATCAGCGCTTGTAGTTCGCGAGCAGCACGCCCAGGTTCTGCTGGATGCCGCGGGCGCCGGAGGTGTTCTTCCCGTTGTAGATCATCGAGAACACCACCAGCTCGCCGCCGGCCGTCTTCACGAAGCCGGAGAGCGAGCGCACGCCGCGGATGTAGCCGGTCTTGGCGTGCAGGTTCCCCGCCGCGGGGGTGCCCACGAACAGGCGGTTCAGCGTGCCGTCGGGCTGCCCCGCCACGGGAAGCGACTCGTGGAAGAGCTTCGACCAGCGCTGCTGGTGCGCCCAGCTCATCGCGGACACGAGGGCGTACGCGCTGGTCCGGTTGTCGGCGGAGAGGCCGGAGCCGTCGGCCTGGAAGAGCTGCCCGTACGGCACGCCCGCGCGGTCGTGGTAGAAGTGCGCCGACGCCGGGCCGCCCTTCTCGTAGCTCCCCTGTCCGGTCGCCTTCGCCACCGCCGCCTTCCAGAAGTGCTCGGCGAAGAAGTTGTCGGAGTGGCGGTTGGCCTGGGGGATCATCTCGCCCAGGGTGATGGAGTAGTGGCGGTGCATCAGCTTCGCGCCGTCGGGCGTCTTCCCCAGCCGCACGGGGCCGGCCACGGTGATCCCCGCCTCCTGCAGCGCCTCGCGCAGCGCCGCGGGGGCCAGCAGCGCCGGCTCGTTGGCGCCCACGCCGTAGCGGTTCCCCCGCCCCGCCGCCGCGCCGCGCACGATGATGGTGTCGTTGTCGGGCTTGCGCGCGGCCATCGCCCGGCCGCTGCGCTGCGTCCAGACCACGGGGATCTCCGTCATCTGCGGGGTGGTGCGGACGGCGCCGTTCTCGATCTGCACCCACAGCATGTTGCGGTTGAACGGCAGCCCGCTGACCGTCGGCGCGTACTGGGCGGCGCCGTTGCCGGTGTCCTGCGGCCAGTTGCTCCCGTGGTGCTTGCCGTCGTCGATGGTGGCGTCCGCGACGATCCCGCCCTCGATGCGGGTGATCCCCTTCTGCCGGAGCGCCTGGGCCATGATCCGCGGCGTCTTCATCACGTCGCGGTCGTACTCGGGATAGCCGAACGCGGGGTCGCCCGAGCCCCGCAGCACCAGGTCGCCGCGCAGCACGCCGCCCTCCACCGGCCCCGCGGCGAGCAGGTCGGTGGGGAAGCGGTAGCGCGAGCCGAGCATCTCCAGCGCCCAGATGGTGCTGAACACCTTGTTGTTCGACGCGGGGATGCGGGCCTGGTCGGCGTTGATGGCGAAGAGCGTCTGCTGCCGGTCGACGGAGTACGCCATCAGCGTCCACCCCTCGCCGCTGCCCACGATGGCCTGCGCCTGCGCCTGCAGCGGCCCGTCGGTGGCCGTGGCCGCGTCGGGCGGGATGGCGCGGAAGCGGTTGGCGGGCGCCGTGGCGGCCTCGGCCTCGGCGGCGCGCATGCGGGCCGCGTCGGAGATGGCGCTGGCGCGGGTGCCGTAGACGGCCACCCCGCCCCCCGCCAGGGCGAGGACCAGGGCGCCGGCCGTCAGGGTGGTACCGCTGGACTTCATCGGGGCGTCTCCAGGGTCGGGTTCGGGTGGTTCAGGCCACGGCGGGCCGCGGCTCCGCCACCGTCGCGGCGGGGGGCGCGGGTGCCGGGGCGGGCGCCGGCGCGGCGGCCAGCGTCACGTCGCTCGCGGCGGCGGCCGGCTCGGCCGGGGCGCGGGCCTCCTGCAGCTCCTCGAGGATCAGCTGCTGCAGCCGGAACGACGAGCGGGTGTTCTCCTCCACGTCGATCAGCAGCTCGAAGAGCCCCGCCGCGGCGAAGAGGACCACGGTGATGACCACGGCGCCCACCATCAGCGCCGTGCTCTGCGAGGCGCTGGCCCTGCCGTCGCCCAGGCCGGAGAAGAACACCAGCCCGCCGATCAGCAGCACGATCACGCCCAGGAAGCGCATCACGCCCAGCAGCACGCGGAAGCTGCCGTAGCGCTGCTCCACGCCGGCCAGGCGCCGGGGCGCGCGCCGCTCCTTGAGCAACGCCTTGCAGTTGGGGCACCGCTCCACCGTGGGGTCTTCCACGGTGGTGCCGCACTGGGTGCACTGTACGGGTGTGCTGAACAAGTGAAGGGACATCGCGGCCCGCCGGGTTCTCGGTGACACAGGGTGCAGGACACCCATCACCGGAGCAACGCGCGTGCCACGGAAACGGTTGCGGTTTGAGCAGTTACGCTGTCGTGAAGAAGGTGTGTCCAAGCCTTGTGGGAAGCGGTCCGGCCAAATCACGCTCCACACCGGAGATCACAAGAAATCTCTCGCAGAGGACACAGAGATCACGGAGGACTGGAGATCGGTTCTCCGTGTCCTCCGTGACCTCTGTGAGAGCCATTCCGTTCAATCCTCCCAGTCGCACCAGCGGACGAGCGCGCGCAGCGGCGGGCGGCCGTCGTGATGCCACCACGGCGGCGGCCACGCCATCTTCCCGACCGGCGCGATGCGGCTCGCCCCCAGCCGCGCGAGCGCGTCCGCCAGCGCCGCTGCGGCGTCGGGGGAGGCGGTGACGCCGACGGTCTGCAGCACCTCCGCATATTCCCGCACCAGTGCGGGGATCTCCGCCAGCGCGGGGACGGGCTTCACGCGCACGACGCGGTTCAGGCACGAGGCCTCGAACACCGGGTCGGGATCGTAGATCACTGTCCACGCCGTCCCCTCGGCCGACGCGTGGAGATCGGCGTCGGACGCGAACTCGGTCTGGCCGCGCAGCTGGCGGATGGCGGACGCCTCGCCGGGAGACAGCCGGCCGCGCGGGAGATCGCGCTCCACCGTCTCCATCTCCCGCGCCAGCATCTCCGCCCACTCGCGGGGGGAGACGTCGCCGCCCTCCTCGGCGTAGAAGACGTGCGGAGAGACGCATCCCTGCTGGTCGAACGTCGACGCGTCCAGCGCGGCGGCGCTCGCGGTCTCCCACGTCAGCCGGTCGCGGCCAATCGCCCCGAAGGAGAGCTTGGGGCCGTACGCCAGGAAGCGCGCGCCCGCCGGGGTCTTCGCGTGCACGGCGGCGACGGCCTCGCGCCCGCCGTAGACGATCACCGCGTCGGCGTGCTCCAGCGCGGCGCGCTCCATCTCCTCGTCGCCGCCGTGCCAGTAGGTGACGGCGAGGCAGGCGCCCAGCGCCGCGTCCTCCTCCGCCACCGCGCGGGCGAAGAGCGCGGGGAGGAGCGGCTCGCCGACGGCCGTCTTCCCCAGCGTGGCCGCCTTCACCAGCAGCGAGCGGACGATGGAGGTGACGGCCACGCCCGGCACGTTGCCGCTGAACACGTGCGCCGCCAGCCGCGGCCCCATCGCCATCACCCGTCCATGCCCGCGCGGCGCGGGGCGGAAGCCGTCCAGCACGCGCGGATCGCCCAGCTCGGTGCGCAGCAGCTCGCGCAGCTGCCCGGCGCGCCAGTCCGCCGCCATCCGGTCCAGCACCACCCGCACCATCTCGGGCGAGTAGTGGGTGATGGCCGGCAGCGCGCGCTCCGCCGTCCGCCGCAGCTCGTCCGCGGGGTCCAGCAGCCGCGCCGCCACCCGGTCGACCACCGCCACGATCTCCGCGACGGGCCGCCGCGCCAGCGTCTCGTCGCGCGCCTGGGCGAGCGCCTTCACCTGCTCGCGCAGCAGCGCGGGGGTCAGGCGCGGCACGCGGATCTCGAATGCGTCCTTTCCGCGCCCGTACGGCCACGTGGTCGTCGGAAAACGCGAAAGGGCAGGGAGATGGAATGCGTCGAGGCTCACGGACCGCGCGTGCTGGAGATCAGGGTGACGGAACCGCCCGAAGATACCATCCGCCGCGGCCGAACGCAGGACGGCGCCGGGGCGATCCATCTCCCGACGCCGTCCTTGTCATCGTCCGATGCGGTCCCCGTCAGCGGCGGCGGCGGTTGCGGCGTCCGGAGGACTGCGGCTTCGGCGGCGGGGTGGCGCCGGTGGCCCGGGCGGAGCGGTGCCGCGCGCGCTCGAGGGCCAAGTACGCCACCGTGTCCCACGCGTTGTGGATGCCGATGAAGAGCAGCAGCAGCTCCACCCCGCCGGCCACGAACAGCGCGCGGGCGAGATCGCTCTCCAGCAGGGCGGCGGCCGCCACCAGCCCGCCGTAGGCGACCAGCGGGAGGACGATGTGCCAGGCCCAGTCCTCCAGCACCGGCTTGTAGGCCGTCTGCCGCCGCGCGCGCAGCAGGGTGACGGCGCCGTACACCAGCCCCCCGCCGCCCGCCAGCAGCAGCGCGATGCGCAGCGGCCCCAGTTCCCGCCACGGCGCCGCCACCAGCGAGGCCAGCATCAGCGCGGCGGCGAAGTGTACCACCGTGGGCGTGCCGAAGGCGGTGAGCGAGTCGCCGTTGACGTCGACGTGGTCGTCGCTCGACGGATCGTCGTTGATGAGCGTGACGACCACGAACTGCAGCCCCGTCAGCGCCGCGGCCGCCGCGCCGGTGATCAGGTAGAACGCCTCCCATGCGCCCAGTGCCGCCCCCACCTCGTTTTCCACCGTCCCACCTCCTCCCGGCCGGAGTCGCGTCGT
Proteins encoded:
- the gwsG gene encoding grasp-with-spasm system ATP-grasp peptide maturase; the encoded protein is MILVLSDANQEITTEEVVDWVRALGGDCVRLNGDDLTSPRPFRLAVGGTGPRIRLCVDGRHFTEQDVRVVWLRRWGAGEGAPVRALPGLEPIAAQMNAHLGRELGAVAGALFGALGDAHWLTRPQDGAVGKLHVLRAAAVAGLEIPPTLVSNDPDELEAFRREHGRVITKSVGEMEMYCFFGYRFGLYTAEVREDDVAALPRPAFPSLVQALVEKEFEIRTFYLAGEMYSMAIFSQADEQTAVDFRHYRRQRPNRSVPYRLPEDVAGRVRAAMRALRLETGSIDFIRTPDGRHVFLEVNPGGQFGMVSHRCNYRLEKKVAEYLIARSA
- a CDS encoding peptidase domain-containing ABC transporter gives rise to the protein MKLRRQFPSYRQHDAMDCGPTCLRMVARHYGRRYSLQYLRDRSYIDRQGVSLLGIAYAAESIGFRTRAAKVSPEHFLEHAPLPAIVHWRQNHFVVVYGVRGDRVDISDPDSGVVSVSTEEFRRHFVSARFRERDAGFVLLLQPSPDFFAREDHALSGRRKLGFLLSYVRGFEPWFVQVALGMFVGSLLQLVFPLLTQAVVDNGIATQNLSFVNAVLIAQLALLFSRTVVEFIRNRILFHIGTRMYVSVISDFLIKLMKLPVPFFDTRTVGDILQRIQDHTRIQQFVTASTLNVVFAFFTLIVFSGVLAVYNPLLFAVFLAGSIVHVGWVLLFLGRRRELDFQRFNEMSANQNALVELVQALPDIKLANAEQERRWRWERVQARLFRVNLRGLSLSQMQEGGAAALNELKNVALTFLAAKLVIEGDLTLGMLLSVQFIVGQLNSPLAQLIGFTQTAQDAKIALDRLAEIHEHEDEEVADEKVMALPETRAFSLRNVSFHYGGPLSELVLDDLDLDIPQGKVTAIVGSSGSGKTTLLKLLLKFYQPVKGEMYMGNTPLRNLSARSLRKRCGVVMQDGHLFSDTVANNIAVGDDEIDRGRLLYAAQMAEIHSFVESLPMGYNTKIGRDGIGMSAGQRQRVLIARAVYKNPDFLFFDEATSALDANTERAIVDNLQQFFRGRTVVIIAHRLSTVKNADQIVVLDQGRIIERGTHDELTALRGSYYTLVKNQLELGN
- the gwsS gene encoding grasp-with-spasm system SPASM domain peptide maturase; the protein is MSRRRVFRLFACCVPVRGARRSTICDLQRERYDLIPNGLYDILQHYTDHTLEEIRADFPAQAHATLDEYFAFLVKQEYGFWCDDPDAFPALDLSWERPERVTNAIIDVDERSRHDWGSLLRQLDGLGCQALQLRFFRPVSVSEMDAVLAHTSSGRLRSVELLLPHDAGWTDRALEDLCLRHQRVMGVTVHSAPETRTERVGGLDTPIFHREERVDSHAHCGAVAPEWFSPSLEGFAEATRFNSCLNRKLSIDAAGEIRNCPSLPRSFGNAAHTRLDEALEHPAFRELWAITKDQVETCRDCEFRYVCTDCRAWVRDPADRLSKPSGCSYDPYAARWN
- the bstA gene encoding bacillithiol transferase BstA, producing MNDDLRYPVGKYTPGQPITREQRDEWVAQVADAPARLRAAVTSLSDAQLDTPYRDGGWTVRQVVHHVPDSHMNAYTRMKLGLTEDVPMIKTYEEAEWARLPDARLPIEVSLVLLEKLHERWVHLLRALDKGQWKRTFRHPEWGEMTLEDALGMYAWHGRHHVAHITRLAEREGW
- the dacB gene encoding D-alanyl-D-alanine carboxypeptidase/D-alanyl-D-alanine-endopeptidase translates to MKSSGTTLTAGALVLALAGGGVAVYGTRASAISDAARMRAAEAEAATAPANRFRAIPPDAATATDGPLQAQAQAIVGSGEGWTLMAYSVDRQQTLFAINADQARIPASNNKVFSTIWALEMLGSRYRFPTDLLAAGPVEGGVLRGDLVLRGSGDPAFGYPEYDRDVMKTPRIMAQALRQKGITRIEGGIVADATIDDGKHHGSNWPQDTGNGAAQYAPTVSGLPFNRNMLWVQIENGAVRTTPQMTEIPVVWTQRSGRAMAARKPDNDTIIVRGAAAGRGNRYGVGANEPALLAPAALREALQEAGITVAGPVRLGKTPDGAKLMHRHYSITLGEMIPQANRHSDNFFAEHFWKAAVAKATGQGSYEKGGPASAHFYHDRAGVPYGQLFQADGSGLSADNRTSAYALVSAMSWAHQQRWSKLFHESLPVAGQPDGTLNRLFVGTPAAGNLHAKTGYIRGVRSLSGFVKTAGGELVVFSMIYNGKNTSGARGIQQNLGVLLANYKR